One segment of Coffea arabica cultivar ET-39 chromosome 7c, Coffea Arabica ET-39 HiFi, whole genome shotgun sequence DNA contains the following:
- the LOC113698245 gene encoding uncharacterized protein, producing the protein MEVENTSSSLPVKPNFQPLKAHEISSGQVQFRKVPVPPHRYTPLKKAWMEIYTPIYDQMKIDIRMNLKGRKVELKTRPDTPDISNLQKCADFVHAFMLGFDVCDAVSLLRLDELYVESFEIKDVKTLRGEHLSRAIGRLSGKGGKTKFAIENSTRTRIVIADTKIHILGSFANIKIARDSLCSLILGSPAGKVYSKLRAVTARLAERF; encoded by the coding sequence ATGGAGGTGGAAAACACTTCTTCTTCACTCCCGGTAAAACCCAATTTCCAACCCTTGAAAGCTCACGAAATCTCCTCGGGCCAAGTCCAATTCCGCAAAGTCCCCGTCCCACCTCACCGCTACACTCCTCTCAAGAAAGCCTGGATGGAAATCTACACGCCAATCTATGATCAGATGAAAATCGACATCCGAATGAATCTCAAGGGCCGAAAAGTCGAGCTGAAGACCCGACCAGACACCCCGGATATCAGCAACCTCCAAAAATGCGCCGACTTCGTCCACGCCTTCATGCTCGGTTTCGACGTGTGCGACGCCGTTTCGTTGCTGCGATTGGATGAATTGTATGTCGAATCATTCGAGATAAAAGATGTCAAGACTTTGAGAGGGGAGCATCTGTCGAGGGCTATTGGGAGATTGTCGGGAAAAGGAGGGAAAACAAAGTTTGCCATTGAAAATTCGACGAGAACTAGGATTGTCATAGCTGATACTAAGATTCATATACTGGGTTCTTTTGCGAATATTAAGATTGCGCGGGATTCACTTTGTAGTCTTATTTTGGGGTCTCCCGCAGGCAAGGTTTACTCCAAGCTTAGAGCTGTCACTGCCCGTTTGGCGGAGAggttttga
- the LOC113698809 gene encoding receptor-like cytosolic serine/threonine-protein kinase RBK1 isoform X2 codes for MEKEDQANSQMEVKEDAAKQDGENQETEEAEESMMYKKIKRYLIDEQAASPIGVLEIPTSGSSDSDQSSISSGERSRSFGSSSLDEKSEAAVEGGTGGSSKDGHVVQWKNLFDNFKKRSVRRFSVVPLLWVGQEFTKKSGRRKLGRNCSAEESIDCGDMIVPKPSWRNFSYQELAESTDNFSSDKLIGKGGHAEVYKGFLPDGQIVAVKRITKKEKNDEDRVGDFLSELGIIAHINHPNAAKLIGFSVDSGSAENLEWKTRYKVAVGVAEGLQYLHCECQRRIIHRDITASNILLAEDYEPQISDFGLAKWLPEKWAHHVVSPIEGTFGYLAPEYFMHGIVHEKTDVFAFGVLLLELITGRRAVDSSRQSLVMWAKPLLEKNNAKELADPCLGGKYDAAEMNRAMFTASTCIHHLPSLRPSMKRVVQLLKGEKEALEVKQKSMGGRALLLDACDLEEYSCTTYLKDLNRHMELLME; via the exons atggaaaaggaagaccaAGCAAACTCACAAATGGAAGTAAAAGAAGATGCCGCCAAACAGGATggagaaaatcaagaaacagAGGAAGCAGAAGAATCAATGATGTATAAGAAAATAAAGAGATATCTCATTGATGAGCAAGCAGCATCACCAATAGGTGTACTGGAAATTCCGACGTCAGGTTCTTCagattctgatcaaagcagcaTCAGCAGCGGGGAAAGGAGCAGGAGCTTTGGTTCCTCATCTTTAGATGAAAAATCAGAAGCAGCAGTTGAGGGAGGCACAGGTGGTTCCAGCAAGGATGGCCATGTTGTGCAGTGGAAGAATTTGTTTGATAATTTTAAGAAAAGATCAGTAAGGAGGTTTTCGGTAGTTCCATTGTTGTGGGTTGGACAAGAATTTACGAAGAAAAGTGGGAGGAGAAAGCTGGGCAGGAACTGTAGTGCTGAGGAAAGCATTGACTGTGGAGATATGATTGTGCCTAAACCATCTTGGAGGAATTTTAGCTATCAGGAACTGGCTGAATCCACTGATAATTTTAGCTCTG ATAAGTTGATTGGGAAAGGAGGACATGCAGAAGTTTACAAAGGATTCTTACCTGATGGTCAAATTGTTGCGGTTAAAAGAATTACCAAGAAAGAGAAGAATGATGAAGATAGAGTTGGTGATTTCTTGTCTGAGCTTGGGATAATTGCTCATATCAATCACCCAAATGCAGCCAAGTTAATTGGCTTCAGTGTCGACAGTG GTTCAGCAGAGAATTTGGAATGGAAGACAAGGTATAAGGTGGCCGTTGGGGTAGCTGAAGGATTGCAGTATCTCCACTGTGAATGCCAGAGGCGCATAATCCATCGAGACATTACTGCATCGAATATATTACTGGCCGAAGATTACGAGCCTCAG ATATCTGATTTTGGACTAGCAAAATGGCTTCCAGAGAAATGGGCTCACCATGTTGTTTCTCCCATCGAAGGCACCTTTGG ATATTTGGCTCCAGAGTATTTCATGCACGGAATTGTACACGAAAAGACTGATGTATTCGCATTTGGGGTTCTACTCCTGGAGCTCATAACAGGTCGCCGTGCTGTTGATTCATCTAGACAGAGCCTTGTGATGTGG GCAAAACCATTGCTGGAGAAGAATAATGCAAAAGAACTAGCAGATCCTTGTCTGGGAGGTAAGTATGATGCCGCCGAAATGAACCGTGCCATGTTTACGGCTTCAACATGCATTCATCACCTACCCAGTCTGCGTCCCAGCATGAAGCGG GTTGTTCAACTATTGAAAGGGGAAAAGGAAGCATTAGAAGTGAAGCAGAAGTCTATGGGGGGAAGAGCATTGCTCTTGGATGCTTGTGACTTGGAAGAATATTCCTGTACAACTTATCTGAAGGACCTTAATCGACATATGGAGCTTCTAATGGAATAA
- the LOC113698809 gene encoding receptor-like cytosolic serine/threonine-protein kinase RBK1 isoform X1: protein MEKEDQANSQMEVKEDAAKQDGENQETEEAEESMMYKKIKRYLIDEQAASPIGVLEIPTSGSSDSDQSSISSGERSRSFGSSSLDEKSEAAVEGGTGGSSKDGHVVQWKNLFDNFKKRSVRRFSVVPLLWVGQEFTKKSGRRKLGRNCSAEESIDCGDMIVPKPSWRNFSYQELAESTDNFSSDKLIGKGGHAEVYKGFLPDGQIVAVKRITKKEKNDEDRVGDFLSELGIIAHINHPNAAKLIGFSVDSGLHLVLQFLPHGSLASVLHGSAENLEWKTRYKVAVGVAEGLQYLHCECQRRIIHRDITASNILLAEDYEPQISDFGLAKWLPEKWAHHVVSPIEGTFGYLAPEYFMHGIVHEKTDVFAFGVLLLELITGRRAVDSSRQSLVMWAKPLLEKNNAKELADPCLGGKYDAAEMNRAMFTASTCIHHLPSLRPSMKRVVQLLKGEKEALEVKQKSMGGRALLLDACDLEEYSCTTYLKDLNRHMELLME from the exons atggaaaaggaagaccaAGCAAACTCACAAATGGAAGTAAAAGAAGATGCCGCCAAACAGGATggagaaaatcaagaaacagAGGAAGCAGAAGAATCAATGATGTATAAGAAAATAAAGAGATATCTCATTGATGAGCAAGCAGCATCACCAATAGGTGTACTGGAAATTCCGACGTCAGGTTCTTCagattctgatcaaagcagcaTCAGCAGCGGGGAAAGGAGCAGGAGCTTTGGTTCCTCATCTTTAGATGAAAAATCAGAAGCAGCAGTTGAGGGAGGCACAGGTGGTTCCAGCAAGGATGGCCATGTTGTGCAGTGGAAGAATTTGTTTGATAATTTTAAGAAAAGATCAGTAAGGAGGTTTTCGGTAGTTCCATTGTTGTGGGTTGGACAAGAATTTACGAAGAAAAGTGGGAGGAGAAAGCTGGGCAGGAACTGTAGTGCTGAGGAAAGCATTGACTGTGGAGATATGATTGTGCCTAAACCATCTTGGAGGAATTTTAGCTATCAGGAACTGGCTGAATCCACTGATAATTTTAGCTCTG ATAAGTTGATTGGGAAAGGAGGACATGCAGAAGTTTACAAAGGATTCTTACCTGATGGTCAAATTGTTGCGGTTAAAAGAATTACCAAGAAAGAGAAGAATGATGAAGATAGAGTTGGTGATTTCTTGTCTGAGCTTGGGATAATTGCTCATATCAATCACCCAAATGCAGCCAAGTTAATTGGCTTCAGTGTCGACAGTGGTTTGCATCTCGTCCTTCAGTTTCTTCCTCATGGCAGCCTGGCATCAGTGCTACACG GTTCAGCAGAGAATTTGGAATGGAAGACAAGGTATAAGGTGGCCGTTGGGGTAGCTGAAGGATTGCAGTATCTCCACTGTGAATGCCAGAGGCGCATAATCCATCGAGACATTACTGCATCGAATATATTACTGGCCGAAGATTACGAGCCTCAG ATATCTGATTTTGGACTAGCAAAATGGCTTCCAGAGAAATGGGCTCACCATGTTGTTTCTCCCATCGAAGGCACCTTTGG ATATTTGGCTCCAGAGTATTTCATGCACGGAATTGTACACGAAAAGACTGATGTATTCGCATTTGGGGTTCTACTCCTGGAGCTCATAACAGGTCGCCGTGCTGTTGATTCATCTAGACAGAGCCTTGTGATGTGG GCAAAACCATTGCTGGAGAAGAATAATGCAAAAGAACTAGCAGATCCTTGTCTGGGAGGTAAGTATGATGCCGCCGAAATGAACCGTGCCATGTTTACGGCTTCAACATGCATTCATCACCTACCCAGTCTGCGTCCCAGCATGAAGCGG GTTGTTCAACTATTGAAAGGGGAAAAGGAAGCATTAGAAGTGAAGCAGAAGTCTATGGGGGGAAGAGCATTGCTCTTGGATGCTTGTGACTTGGAAGAATATTCCTGTACAACTTATCTGAAGGACCTTAATCGACATATGGAGCTTCTAATGGAATAA